One window of Botrimarina mediterranea genomic DNA carries:
- a CDS encoding endonuclease/exonuclease/phosphatase family protein, translating into MQRIVSLGLLAALVGGGWTALQNVGPQQLQQAVQSVRTTVGPMLAQQPGQQQSAPQPAPTTPQQNPYAGGYNYTPVGGAAQFAPPPVVQEPPSIRIASFNIQVFGDAKAEKPYVMRALAHIVKSFDVIAIQEIRTQDTNFIPRFLRDYVNVGVTSGGYDSRVSPRLGRTSSKEQYAFIFNTATIEVHPRFCAVVPDPEDRLHREPFAALFKTRIVPPYTPFTFTLINIHTDPDEVPEELDALYYVYDQVRRSQIDGGVEDDVILLGDLNTPVPAASRWTPDAEQRSITPRDLGLLGTIPNIAPLIRREATNTRGTRLYDNILIPRQNTVEYLDHGVMDLRSTYQLSEEQVLEISDHLPVWGKFSAIEGGPYQSASR; encoded by the coding sequence GTGCAGCGCATCGTCTCATTAGGTCTGCTCGCCGCGCTCGTGGGAGGCGGCTGGACGGCGCTCCAGAACGTCGGCCCGCAGCAGCTCCAACAAGCGGTGCAATCTGTCCGGACCACTGTCGGTCCGATGCTGGCTCAGCAGCCGGGGCAGCAACAGTCGGCGCCGCAGCCCGCGCCGACGACGCCTCAGCAAAACCCCTACGCGGGTGGCTACAACTACACGCCGGTGGGCGGCGCCGCGCAGTTCGCGCCGCCACCGGTGGTGCAAGAGCCGCCGTCGATCCGCATCGCGTCGTTCAACATCCAGGTGTTCGGCGACGCCAAGGCCGAGAAGCCTTACGTGATGCGGGCGCTGGCGCACATCGTCAAGAGTTTCGACGTGATCGCGATCCAAGAGATCCGCACGCAAGACACCAACTTCATCCCGCGGTTCTTGCGCGACTACGTGAACGTCGGCGTCACGTCGGGCGGGTACGATTCGCGGGTGAGCCCGCGGCTGGGTCGGACCAGCAGCAAGGAGCAGTACGCGTTCATCTTCAACACGGCGACGATCGAGGTTCATCCACGGTTCTGCGCCGTCGTTCCCGATCCGGAAGACCGGTTGCATCGCGAGCCGTTCGCGGCGCTGTTCAAGACACGGATCGTGCCGCCTTACACGCCGTTCACGTTCACGCTGATCAACATCCACACCGACCCGGACGAGGTCCCCGAAGAACTCGACGCGTTGTACTACGTTTACGATCAGGTGCGGCGTTCGCAGATCGATGGCGGGGTCGAGGACGACGTGATCTTGCTGGGCGATTTGAACACGCCGGTGCCGGCCGCGTCGCGTTGGACGCCCGACGCCGAGCAGCGTTCGATCACGCCGCGCGACTTAGGGCTGCTGGGGACGATCCCCAACATCGCGCCGCTGATCCGGAGAGAAGCGACCAACACCCGCGGCACGCGGCTGTATGACAACATCTTGATCCCGCGGCAGAACACGGTCGAGTACCTCGACCACGGCGTGATGGACCTGCGCTCGACGTATCAGTTGTCGGAAGAGCAGGTGCTCGAGATCTCGGACCACTTGCCGGTGTGGGGCAAGTTCAGCGCGATCGAGGGCGGGCCGTATCAGAGCGCGTCGCGGTAG
- a CDS encoding HEAT repeat domain-containing protein: protein MVRLSLTAACVAAIAAAQPAPADQVELATGSRLDARVASEPAESRSHVALESEYGRLVLDRDRVARAVNETPAEAEYRRRSPSVSDTAEAQFALANWCRDNGVAEGMRRHLARVLELDPEHAEARMLLGYQQIDGQWMTRDDVLAARGLVRWKGEYRTPQEVALLEQAEQAEAAALAWRNQLAQWRESLDGADRDAARRAEESLLTLSDPAATAELLKLLADEKTPQVRRLLMKSLGSLGTPDALATLANHGIADVDPDVRAEAVDQLIASGRPGLAIPFVKALRADNPFYINNAAWALGRLQAASAIDPLIDALVTTHKRQVGNDSGGDSYSVGFNPATGGGGTFGFGGGGPKIVAKNSRNPQVLDTLVHLTGENFQYSKEKWRAWLADQQVAQDIDLRRDL from the coding sequence ATGGTCCGTCTCTCGCTCACCGCCGCCTGCGTCGCCGCGATCGCGGCCGCACAACCGGCGCCAGCGGACCAGGTGGAACTCGCCACCGGCAGCCGCCTCGACGCCCGCGTCGCCTCCGAGCCGGCCGAGTCCCGCTCGCACGTCGCGCTTGAGTCGGAGTACGGCCGCCTTGTGCTGGACCGCGACCGCGTCGCCCGCGCCGTCAACGAGACCCCCGCCGAGGCCGAGTACCGCCGCCGGTCGCCGAGCGTCTCGGACACGGCCGAAGCCCAGTTCGCGCTGGCCAATTGGTGCCGCGACAACGGCGTCGCCGAGGGCATGCGTCGCCACCTCGCGCGCGTCCTCGAGCTCGACCCCGAGCACGCCGAGGCCCGCATGCTGCTCGGCTACCAACAGATCGACGGCCAATGGATGACGCGCGACGACGTCCTCGCCGCCCGCGGCCTCGTGCGTTGGAAAGGCGAGTACCGCACTCCACAAGAGGTCGCGCTGCTCGAACAAGCCGAGCAGGCCGAAGCCGCGGCGCTCGCCTGGCGTAACCAACTCGCCCAGTGGCGCGAGAGTCTCGACGGCGCCGACCGCGACGCCGCGCGCCGCGCCGAGGAGTCGCTGCTCACGCTCTCAGACCCCGCCGCCACGGCCGAGCTGCTCAAGCTGCTCGCCGATGAAAAGACGCCCCAAGTGCGCCGCCTCCTCATGAAGTCGCTCGGCAGCCTCGGCACGCCCGACGCGCTCGCGACCCTCGCCAACCACGGCATCGCCGACGTCGATCCGGACGTCCGCGCCGAAGCCGTCGATCAACTGATCGCGTCGGGCCGGCCCGGCCTCGCCATCCCCTTCGTGAAGGCGCTCCGCGCGGACAACCCGTTCTATATCAACAACGCCGCGTGGGCGCTGGGCCGCCTGCAAGCGGCTTCGGCGATCGACCCGCTGATCGACGCCCTCGTCACGACGCACAAGCGGCAGGTCGGCAACGACTCCGGCGGCGACTCGTACTCGGTGGGCTTCAACCCCGCGACCGGCGGCGGCGGCACCTTCGGCTTCGGCGGCGGCGGCCCCAAGATCGTCGCGAAGAACTCCCGCAATCCCCAAGTGCTCGACACGCTCGTGCACCTCACCGGCGAGAACTTCCAGTACAGCAAAGAGAAGTGGCGTGCGTGGCTCGCCGACCAGCAAGTCGCCCAAGACATCGACCTCCGCCGCGACCTGTAA
- a CDS encoding CoA-binding protein, translated as MDDNNQPTVAVIGASDDPEKFSNKSQRAHAAIGYEVYPVNPKGGEIEGRTVYKSIDEVPVGPLDRVTMYVRPEVGVTLLEAIAKKGCGELWLNPGTDSPELIAKAQELGLVPVVACSLVDCRKRGA; from the coding sequence ATGGACGACAACAACCAACCCACCGTCGCCGTCATCGGCGCGAGCGACGACCCGGAGAAGTTCAGCAACAAGTCGCAACGCGCCCACGCCGCGATCGGCTACGAGGTCTACCCCGTCAACCCGAAGGGGGGCGAGATCGAAGGCCGCACGGTCTACAAGTCGATCGACGAGGTCCCCGTCGGCCCGCTCGACCGCGTCACGATGTACGTCCGCCCCGAAGTTGGCGTCACGCTGCTCGAAGCGATCGCCAAGAAAGGCTGCGGCGAACTCTGGCTCAACCCCGGCACGGACTCCCCCGAGCTGATCGCGAAGGCGCAAGAGCTAGGCCTCGTCCCCGTCGTCGCCTGCAGTTTGGTCGATTGCCGAAAGCGCGGCGCGTAG
- a CDS encoding ankyrin repeat domain-containing protein, protein MDLHDCITTGTLEELHAALNNGADVNASGRNGVTPLMAAIAAKDLDKMRLLLERGADPELTDDFNGAALRHAVDEDFVDGVRFLLELDVDRGYSPKHPLKPINFESVVEKIPATPLPDELKGLISEEDWKATQKSGRDLMLEMGKNPTVTPAISDVQSVAVLQLFLAAGDNIRLAPREVMRSYVGLENGGDFQASAKDYEENRSPRFGSANPDPMDNPFWDDMIRLGGSAYSARKHFDDTDALDSAVWCYERFGTSVTPLPDGRFVQVGGEHEDFYDPDFCIYNDVVIHNGQGGFQILGYPRDVFPPTDFHTATLVEDAIYIIGCLGYTDQRKAGTTPVFRLAVDSWKIEPVTTSGDSPSWLHDHRATYDANRKVIRVEGGSILVEGEPGETDIEVNKDRHELDLQTFTWRKLD, encoded by the coding sequence ATGGACCTCCACGATTGCATCACGACTGGCACGCTCGAAGAGTTGCACGCTGCGCTGAACAACGGCGCCGATGTCAACGCAAGTGGGCGAAACGGCGTCACCCCGCTGATGGCGGCGATTGCCGCCAAGGACCTCGACAAGATGCGCTTGCTCTTAGAGCGCGGCGCCGACCCTGAGCTCACCGACGACTTCAACGGCGCCGCATTGAGACACGCCGTCGATGAAGACTTTGTGGACGGTGTGCGATTTCTTCTGGAGCTGGACGTCGATCGCGGTTACTCGCCAAAGCATCCCCTAAAGCCGATCAATTTCGAATCCGTCGTCGAGAAGATTCCCGCTACCCCCCTGCCGGACGAACTCAAGGGTTTGATTTCCGAAGAAGACTGGAAGGCTACGCAGAAGTCAGGGAGAGACCTCATGCTCGAGATGGGCAAGAATCCAACGGTGACTCCGGCGATCTCCGATGTTCAGAGTGTCGCCGTCCTGCAGTTGTTCCTTGCCGCCGGTGATAACATTCGACTGGCGCCAAGGGAGGTGATGCGTTCTTACGTCGGGCTTGAGAATGGCGGCGACTTTCAAGCGTCTGCGAAGGACTACGAAGAAAACCGCTCGCCGCGTTTCGGAAGCGCCAACCCCGATCCGATGGACAATCCGTTCTGGGACGACATGATCAGGTTGGGAGGAAGCGCTTACTCGGCGCGTAAGCACTTCGACGACACCGACGCACTGGACAGCGCCGTTTGGTGTTACGAGCGATTTGGTACGTCGGTGACGCCCTTGCCCGATGGGCGTTTTGTTCAAGTCGGTGGAGAGCATGAGGATTTCTACGACCCGGATTTCTGCATCTACAACGATGTCGTCATCCACAACGGACAAGGCGGCTTCCAGATTCTCGGCTACCCGCGGGACGTCTTCCCGCCGACCGACTTCCACACCGCCACGTTGGTCGAAGATGCGATCTACATCATCGGATGCCTCGGCTACACCGACCAGCGTAAGGCTGGAACCACGCCGGTCTTCCGCCTCGCCGTTGATAGTTGGAAGATCGAACCCGTAACGACTTCAGGTGACAGCCCCAGTTGGCTCCACGATCATCGGGCAACTTACGACGCAAATCGAAAAGTGATTCGCGTCGAAGGGGGAAGCATCCTCGTCGAGGGAGAACCGGGCGAGACAGATATCGAGGTCAACAAGGATAGGCACGAGTTGGACCTACAGACATTCACCTGGCGAAAACTCGACTAA